In one window of Acanthopagrus latus isolate v.2019 chromosome 15, fAcaLat1.1, whole genome shotgun sequence DNA:
- the LOC119034199 gene encoding uncharacterized protein LOC119034199 isoform X2 — MEEKLIVAVCGHPVLYDTTAVFYRDKLKKEEAWVRVAEEVGLPEQTLSDSEGTAPAAPAAAGRAAAASTSGAWTRKRKRGRDTDAAGREEMIEELLIQSLQRPPAPLPPPPPPPASIEEERFLTSLAPSLHRLPPQQREFVKFQIHKLVYENSFVTLNLESLE; from the exons atggaggagaagctgatcGTAGCTGTTTGTGGGCACCCGGTGCTGTATGACACCACTGCGGTGTTCTACAGGGACAAACTTAAAAAAGAGGAGGCGTGGGTGAGAGTCGCTGAGGAGGTGGGACTCCCCG AGCAAACCTTGAGTGACAGCGAGGGcacagctcctgctgctcctgctgctgctggtcgtgctgctgctgcttcgaCCAGTG GTGCGTGgacaaggaagaggaaaagagggagggacaCTGATGCAGCTGGAAGGGAGGAGATGATAGAGGAGCTCCTCATCCAGAGCCTGCAGAGGCCACCTGCCCCCctgccacctccaccacctccacctgcgTCGATTGAGGAGGAGAGGTTTTTGACAAGCCTGGCTCCTTCCCTCCATAGGCTGCCACCCCAGCAAAGGGAGTTCGTTAAATTCCAAATTCATAAATTAGTATACGAAAACTCATTTGTTACACTTAATTTGGAATCATTGGAGTAG
- the LOC119034199 gene encoding uncharacterized protein LOC119034199 isoform X1 has translation MGICGLPCQINTEMDRKRSKPSGAQFRKKRKEEEEKRAKDKGALLKYFGASSATAQDEPPTTPITQDEEEPSTSSATQASSEMVPVIEEEHLSMCPDTSPCTSASPQHEPSEMPGAEGSTAEEEPLSTDPAKWPTPLTDRIRTELVRRGPSAWTRKRKRGRDTDAAGREEMIEELLIQSLQRPPAPLPPPPPPPASIEEERFLTSLAPSLHRLPPQQREFVKFQIHKLVYENSFVTLNLESLE, from the exons ATGGGAATTTGTGGATTGCCctgccaaataaacacagagatggacagaaagcGGTCAAAGCCATCAGGTGcccagttcagaaaaaaaagaaaagaagaagaggagaaacgagCAAAGGATAAAG GGGCacttctgaaatattttggagcatCCTCTGCCACTGCTCAAGATGAGCCACCCACCACCCCCATTAcacaggatgaggaggagccATCAACCTCATCAGCTACTCAGGCCTCTTCTGAAATGGTCCCTGTCATTGAGGAAGAGCACCTATCCATGTGTCCAGACACATCTCCCTGTACGTCTGCTTCTCCACAGCACGAACCTTCAG AAATGCCTGGAGCTGAAGGTTCCACTGCTGAAGAGGAGCCTCTGTCAACCGACCCTGCTAAATGGCCTACACCTCTGACTGACAGGATTCGGACTGAACTAGTTCGCAGAGGACCCA GTGCGTGgacaaggaagaggaaaagagggagggacaCTGATGCAGCTGGAAGGGAGGAGATGATAGAGGAGCTCCTCATCCAGAGCCTGCAGAGGCCACCTGCCCCCctgccacctccaccacctccacctgcgTCGATTGAGGAGGAGAGGTTTTTGACAAGCCTGGCTCCTTCCCTCCATAGGCTGCCACCCCAGCAAAGGGAGTTCGTTAAATTCCAAATTCATAAATTAGTATACGAAAACTCATTTGTTACACTTAATTTGGAATCATTGGAGTAG